Within the Candidatus Eisenbacteria bacterium genome, the region GGCTGCGCCTCGAAGCGGCGCAGTCGTTCCTGCGCCGGCACGGCTTCGAGTACTGGGAACTCGGCGCGCTCGACCTCGGGGGCATCGTGCACGAGGACGACCCCGACGTGCGGTGCTGGCGGCTCGCGCACGCCATTCAACGCCAGTGGCCGGATCGCGTGCCGAAGGCGCTCAGGCCCTACCTCGAGCGGCGCGAGCTGAGCGAGCGTGGCGTCGAGAGCGAGCGGCGCGACGTGGTCGAGCGCATCAGCAGCTGGGCCGGCGCACGCGAGCGCGCGCCGCGTCATCTGCGTGTCGTGCTGGGGTTGATCGAGGACGACGGCGGGCCGCGCGTCACGATCCAGGCCCGGCTGACCGGCCCGCAGACGCAGGACGCGCCCCGCGGCCGGCAGCAGCTCAACCAGCTGCACTCCGAGCTGCGGCGCGACCCGCACCTGCTCTCGCCACCGCAGGCGCGGCTGCTGCGCGTCCTGACCGAAGCGGAGATGCTCGGGCTGTTCGACGACGCGCGCCATCCAGGGGTGATGTCGAACGGACAGCTCAACCTGCTTCTCGATCGTGCGGCCGGTTCGCCGTTCGTCGCGTGGGACACGGCGCTGTCCGCGCCGCTCGCGGCCCGCTGCGGCGTCCGGCCGGGAGCGAAGGCGGACCTCGAAGGCGACGACCTGCGCATGACGCTCGAGGCGAACATCGAGGGCGGCGAGCTGCGCCTGGCGCTCGCGATTGCGCACGCCGACGGCAGGTCGCGCCCGGCCGGCGCCGCGCTCGTGTGGCCCGCGGAGCGCCATGCGTTCGCCGCTCACCCCTCGATCGCGTTGATGGACGGCGCGTTCCACCGCGTCGTCGAGGAGCCGCCGGCGGACATCGTGCGGACGCTGGCCGAGATGCGCGGCCTGCCGCTGCGGCGCGAGGACGGCCCGCTGCTCGACCGGCTGACCGCGCGCTTTCCCGCCATCGCCAGCGCGCTCGAATCGCTGACCCGCACCTTCGACGCGCGGCCGGTGTTCGCCCTCGACCTGCGTGGCAGCGACTGGCTGCAGGTGCGGCTCTTCGCCGCGTCGGGTGGGACGCCGTGGACGCCCGGCGAGCCGGCGTCGGGCCGCGACCTGTTCGAGTACGGGCCGGCCGACGGCTGGGTGCGCCTCGCGCCCGCCCCCGCGGCCGACGAGGCGCTGGCCGCGCGTGTCACGACGATGGCGGGCGGCGGCACGCCCGCGGCCGACGAAGCGGCGGGTGTGCACGATGCCGGCACCGGCGCTCCGCAAGCGCCCGGCGCGGCGGCGGCCGGCGCGGCGGCGGCGCTCGCGACGCTGGCGTCGCCGGCGGGCGAGGGCCCCGCGCCCTGGCGGGAAGTGCCGGCCGCCGCGCGCGTCGCCGGCGCGCTCGAGTGGCTCGAGCGCGCGCTCGAGAAGCGGGGCGCGGCGCGCGGCCGCGCGCGCGCGAACCCGGAGCCCGACGCGGGCACCGGATGGTGGCTGCGGCTCGACGAGTCGAACGTCGAGTCGCTGATCGCCGCCTGGCGCGAGCGACCGCACGAGGCGGGCTGGTTCGGCAACGACGAGGTTCGGCGCCTGTTCGAGGGCGAGCGTCAGGTCCATGCCCGGCTCAGCGTCGTCGCCTCGGGTCTCGACTGGTTGACGATCCGGGCCGACTGGGAGAGCGAGGGGCTGGCGCTCACCGAAGCCGACCTCGCCACGCTTCGCGAGTCGAAGCGGCCGTTCGTGCGTCTCGCGGGCGGCTGGGCGCGGCGCGAGGACGCCGAGGCGCAGGACGCGATCGCCGCCGCCCTCGCCGATCTGGGCCTCGAACCGAACCAGCCCGAGCAGCGGGTCACCGCATGGCAGCTCGCGCAGGCGCGCTCCGAGAGCCTCGACACGCTGGCCGCGACCGGGGCCGGCGCGGGGACGCTGGAAACCGTCGCCCGGTTGCGCGGGACGCTCGAACGCTTCAAGGGCCTGCCGCGGGTGCCGATTCCCGCGGGGTTTCGCGGCGAGCTGCGGCCCTACCAGCGCGAAGGGCTCGACTTCCTCGCCTGGACCGGCAGCCTGAAGCTCGGCTCGGTGCTCGCCGACGACATGGGCCTGGGCAAGACGGTGCAGGCGCTGGTCTGGCTGGCGCGCCTGCGCGAGGCGGAACCGGGCGCGGGCCCGGCGCTGGTCGTGTGCCCGGCGTCGGTGATGCACAACTGGGAGCGCGAGGCGGCGCGCTTCACGCCGCGGTTGCGCGTGCTCGTGCTGGGCAGCGGCCGCGACCGCCGCGCGCGCATGGGCGAAGCGGGCGGCCACGACCTCGTCATCACCAACTACGCGCTGCTCCGGCGCGACGCCGAGCGCTGGAAGGAGCACGCGCTGAGCGCGGTGATCTTCGACGAAGCCCAGAACGTGAAGAACCCGGACGCCGCCGTCTCGCGCGTCGCGCGCGAGCTGCGGGCGACGCACCGGCTGGCGCTCACCGGCACGCCGCTCGAGAACCGCGCGCTCGACCTGTGGAGCATCCTGGCGATCGTCAACCCGGGCTGGCTGCCGCCGCGCGCGAAGTTCGTGGCGCGCTACGACCGGCCCGACGCTCCGCCGCACCTGCGGCGCCT harbors:
- a CDS encoding DEAD/DEAH box helicase, whose amino-acid sequence is MTELPLQVSNDLEDDELARLANVLGSFPPYIRARGEEYLMAERVRQCQLDGRAAVRSVLAKVRGTRTYAVRWAFRAGAAEPLCSCPVGPICKHAYAVGLALIAAARAAGRPVPRDLELLPRALTRRLSGEAPAPPRSLERPPAAEPPQLAALRRAEGSWLRLEAAQSFLRRHGFEYWELGALDLGGIVHEDDPDVRCWRLAHAIQRQWPDRVPKALRPYLERRELSERGVESERRDVVERISSWAGARERAPRHLRVVLGLIEDDGGPRVTIQARLTGPQTQDAPRGRQQLNQLHSELRRDPHLLSPPQARLLRVLTEAEMLGLFDDARHPGVMSNGQLNLLLDRAAGSPFVAWDTALSAPLAARCGVRPGAKADLEGDDLRMTLEANIEGGELRLALAIAHADGRSRPAGAALVWPAERHAFAAHPSIALMDGAFHRVVEEPPADIVRTLAEMRGLPLRREDGPLLDRLTARFPAIASALESLTRTFDARPVFALDLRGSDWLQVRLFAASGGTPWTPGEPASGRDLFEYGPADGWVRLAPAPAADEALAARVTTMAGGGTPAADEAAGVHDAGTGAPQAPGAAAAGAAAALATLASPAGEGPAPWREVPAAARVAGALEWLERALEKRGAARGRARANPEPDAGTGWWLRLDESNVESLIAAWRERPHEAGWFGNDEVRRLFEGERQVHARLSVVASGLDWLTIRADWESEGLALTEADLATLRESKRPFVRLAGGWARREDAEAQDAIAAALADLGLEPNQPEQRVTAWQLAQARSESLDTLAATGAGAGTLETVARLRGTLERFKGLPRVPIPAGFRGELRPYQREGLDFLAWTGSLKLGSVLADDMGLGKTVQALVWLARLREAEPGAGPALVVCPASVMHNWEREAARFTPRLRVLVLGSGRDRRARMGEAGGHDLVITNYALLRRDAERWKEHALSAVIFDEAQNVKNPDAAVSRVARELRATHRLALTGTPLENRALDLWSILAIVNPGWLPPRAKFVARYDRPDAPPHLRRLLSARLRPVLLRRLKEQVAKELPPRIEERLDCELTPGQRKLYAAELVRSRELLGRLAPGEQALAKQKLIVLAVLTRLRQICCHPALAGGRRELGSGKFTALFDLLEPLLAEGRKVLVFSQFVECLKLIAADMKDRRIPFHMLTGSTNTRERGAVVDAFSNDPRACCFLVSLKAGGTGLNLTAARDVVLFDPWWNPAVEAQAIDRTHRIGQDRTVIAYRLIADGTIEGRIAELQARKAKLVKDVLGDEGFARTLSRSDLEYLLAD